Proteins from one Leptonema illini DSM 21528 genomic window:
- a CDS encoding penicillin acylase family protein — MQSSSTFSLNGRYGQISIERQEDGFPLIRAGAKADALFGLGFIHAVDRQMQMWMLKTVCMGRASEWLAAEPDLIALDRLLRWIDFYGDAGKEYERLGAKTKALLEAYCSGVNAGIRHAGTPFEMRLVRHPRPAWEPRDILALIKMIGFLGLTQTQGDSEKFIIHLLREGIPVDLLRELFPALKDKVTPDYLQTLRSLRSFEAPGGLSRLSSLFAVSASNNWVVGPSRTEAEQAIVCGDPHLSLSLPSVWYPVNMQFDDGYFIGATMAGAPLPVFGRTADLSWTVTYGTADTIDYSIEEIRQGRYRRGNRWLPLKPREDLLKPKGKEAQKLRFYETDAGLIEGEVVEDGHYLCYAWTGRKDVSAETVESFLKLYSVKDVKTAQKTFAAMPFAAFHWVCADREGNIGYQMSGVVPKRQRGVSGLLPFVMWNKKRPWTGMVAPEHMPQSYNPPEGYIVTANNDLGHLAKADVFTLPMPSYRADRITRALKQSKHWTVDEMKELQYDRLSLQAEKFMHILRPLLPDTRKGKLLAEWNLCYEADSIGATLFEAVYRELLFEVFGTVLGTKQMQAVIEQSSLFAMLHGFFDRVLLKRRSRWFGDREREEIMRIAIERALSMPEARYGQRHSFYIENLFFGGKLPRFLGFDAGPLPLPGSRATIPQAQVFRLMGRQASFAPSIRFITDMGTDEAFINNPGGPSDRRFSDLYTKGLDDWLTGRYYRYAAPGRQEDG; from the coding sequence ATGCAATCCTCCTCTACCTTTTCTCTGAACGGTCGCTACGGGCAGATATCCATCGAACGACAGGAGGACGGCTTTCCGCTGATCCGCGCCGGAGCAAAGGCCGATGCTCTGTTCGGTCTCGGGTTTATACACGCCGTCGATCGTCAGATGCAGATGTGGATGCTGAAAACCGTTTGCATGGGCCGTGCCTCAGAATGGCTGGCCGCCGAGCCCGACCTCATCGCCCTTGATCGCCTTCTGCGCTGGATCGACTTCTACGGCGATGCGGGCAAAGAATACGAAAGGCTCGGCGCGAAAACGAAGGCGCTGCTTGAGGCCTACTGTAGCGGCGTAAATGCCGGCATTCGCCATGCCGGTACTCCGTTTGAGATGCGACTGGTGCGTCATCCGCGTCCGGCATGGGAGCCGCGCGACATCCTCGCACTGATCAAGATGATCGGATTTCTCGGATTGACCCAGACGCAGGGCGATTCCGAGAAATTCATCATTCACCTGCTTCGCGAGGGGATTCCGGTCGACCTGCTTCGCGAACTATTCCCGGCGTTGAAAGATAAGGTGACGCCCGACTATCTTCAGACGCTGCGCTCGCTTCGCTCTTTCGAAGCGCCGGGTGGGTTATCCAGGCTGAGCTCGCTCTTTGCCGTCAGCGCGAGCAATAACTGGGTCGTCGGCCCTTCGCGCACCGAAGCCGAGCAGGCCATCGTATGCGGCGATCCGCATCTTTCGCTTTCTCTGCCGTCTGTCTGGTATCCGGTGAACATGCAATTCGACGACGGCTATTTCATCGGCGCTACGATGGCAGGCGCCCCTCTTCCCGTTTTCGGACGCACGGCCGATCTCTCATGGACGGTCACCTATGGAACGGCCGATACGATCGATTATTCCATCGAAGAAATCCGGCAGGGACGGTATCGTCGCGGCAACCGCTGGCTGCCGCTGAAGCCGCGCGAAGATCTACTCAAGCCGAAGGGCAAAGAGGCGCAGAAGCTGCGCTTCTACGAAACCGACGCCGGTCTGATCGAAGGCGAAGTCGTTGAAGACGGTCATTATCTCTGTTACGCCTGGACGGGACGCAAAGATGTCTCGGCCGAGACCGTCGAATCCTTCCTGAAGCTCTACTCGGTAAAGGATGTGAAGACCGCGCAGAAGACCTTCGCCGCCATGCCGTTCGCGGCCTTCCACTGGGTGTGCGCCGACCGCGAGGGCAACATCGGCTACCAGATGAGCGGAGTCGTTCCGAAGCGGCAGCGTGGCGTCTCGGGTCTATTGCCTTTCGTCATGTGGAATAAAAAGCGCCCCTGGACGGGCATGGTCGCTCCCGAGCATATGCCGCAGTCGTATAACCCTCCGGAGGGATACATCGTTACCGCGAACAACGATCTCGGTCATCTTGCAAAGGCGGACGTCTTCACGCTGCCCATGCCCTCTTACAGGGCGGATCGTATAACGAGAGCGCTCAAGCAGAGCAAACACTGGACGGTCGATGAGATGAAGGAACTGCAGTACGATCGGCTTTCTCTACAGGCCGAGAAGTTCATGCATATCCTGCGCCCTCTGCTTCCCGATACGCGAAAGGGAAAGCTACTCGCTGAATGGAATCTGTGTTACGAAGCGGACAGTATCGGCGCCACGCTTTTCGAGGCCGTCTATCGCGAGCTTCTATTCGAGGTGTTCGGAACCGTTCTCGGCACGAAGCAGATGCAGGCCGTCATCGAACAGAGCTCGCTCTTTGCCATGCTGCACGGATTCTTCGACAGGGTGCTTCTGAAGCGACGCTCGCGGTGGTTCGGCGACAGGGAACGCGAAGAGATCATGCGTATCGCCATCGAACGGGCGCTCAGCATGCCCGAGGCCCGTTACGGCCAGCGCCACTCGTTTTATATCGAAAACCTGTTCTTCGGCGGAAAGCTTCCGCGCTTCCTTGGATTCGATGCCGGTCCTTTGCCGCTCCCTGGCAGCCGGGCGACGATTCCGCAGGCGCAGGTCTTTCGTCTGATGGGCCGACAGGCGTCCTTTGCGCCGAGCATCCGATTTATTACCGACATGGGAACGGATGAGGCCTTTATCAATAATCCAGGCGGCCCCTCAGACCGCCGCTTCTCGGATCTCTATACAAAAGGCCTTGATGACTGGCTAACAGGGCGCTACTATCGTTATGCGGCGCCAGGCCGGCAGGAAGATGGATGA
- a CDS encoding SDR family NAD(P)-dependent oxidoreductase encodes MSEKSDTPVYLISGAGTAAGHLVVQRLLAYDVRLVLLSRYGDLEKTIQKTATYNAERMLFFRMDPSRASWLKLIARSVAERWGHIDGIVSIADFEGGASIKKLSHHQLQMQLRRNLFAPAALVHAMLPVFTPQPLIVLAPSADHASPGSAISTEGLRGFARSLESEMPSARVRFLEPCDAAQMADGIMDLIASRLNAGL; translated from the coding sequence ATGTCTGAAAAAAGCGATACTCCCGTCTATCTTATCTCTGGCGCCGGCACGGCTGCCGGGCATCTTGTTGTACAGCGACTGCTTGCATACGATGTTCGACTGGTTCTTCTTTCAAGATATGGTGATCTTGAAAAGACGATTCAAAAGACGGCGACTTACAATGCAGAACGGATGCTCTTTTTTCGCATGGATCCTTCGCGGGCCAGCTGGTTGAAGCTCATCGCTCGTTCGGTCGCGGAGCGTTGGGGCCATATCGATGGCATCGTCAGCATTGCGGATTTTGAAGGCGGAGCTTCTATCAAAAAACTGTCCCATCATCAATTGCAGATGCAGTTGCGCAGGAATCTCTTCGCTCCGGCGGCGCTTGTGCATGCGATGCTGCCCGTCTTCACACCTCAGCCCCTGATCGTTCTTGCGCCGTCTGCGGATCACGCCTCTCCGGGATCGGCCATATCAACGGAGGGCCTGCGCGGATTTGCCCGCTCTCTTGAGAGTGAAATGCCGTCGGCCCGGGTTCGCTTTCTCGAACCCTGCGACGCTGCGCAGATGGCCGACGGGATCATGGATCTCATAGCGTCCAGACTGAACGCAGGTTTGTAA
- a CDS encoding OmpA family protein, which produces MIEVMTDMTKKMFLSVAVMMLGFGLTACQSGQTTTDSTDNSGDSSTSRNFVIDTINKSLAEVSYSPNNQGWEYKATAVPAADFQKWATSNKALIEEALSKIDTDYVLQVTGHTCSIGPRDRQADGRLGNLYYSKARAQQVLAALKNAGIPTDKMSVAGVADDEPARGVDAKDQLNRRVTFKIVPKAK; this is translated from the coding sequence ATGATCGAGGTAATGACTGATATGACTAAAAAAATGTTCCTTTCCGTTGCAGTTATGATGCTTGGTTTCGGTCTCACAGCCTGCCAGAGCGGTCAGACGACGACCGATTCAACGGACAATTCCGGAGACAGCTCTACAAGCCGCAACTTCGTAATTGACACGATTAACAAGAGCCTTGCTGAAGTGTCCTACTCACCGAACAACCAGGGATGGGAGTACAAAGCCACTGCCGTTCCCGCTGCCGATTTCCAGAAATGGGCCACTTCAAACAAAGCTCTGATCGAGGAAGCCCTTTCCAAGATCGATACCGACTATGTTCTGCAAGTAACAGGTCACACCTGCTCCATCGGTCCGCGTGATCGTCAGGCTGATGGCCGTCTGGGTAACCTTTACTACTCAAAGGCACGTGCTCAGCAGGTTCTGGCCGCTCTGAAAAATGCCGGTATCCCTACCGACAAGATGAGCGTAGCAGGCGTTGCTGACGACGAACCCGCTCGCGGCGTTGATGCAAAAGATCAGCTGAACCGTCGTGTAACGTTCAAAATCGTTCCGAAAGCGAAGTAA
- a CDS encoding TatD family hydrolase, with translation MIDTHCHLDLIAREGPSAEQCLLEAEQAGLEAVVQIATDLESSRFNESLAASWNGRADTELRLYWTAGLHPENGERHDLLPGIFKIVRENRDRGDLMGIGETGLDYFHTKQFVEEQKEALRQHLNLAVELNLPVVIHTRDDRQYVKGSCQAVTDTLRMVRERPGLTGVLHCFTYSYEEAMPFVELGWKISFSGILTFKNSHTLHEAAIKLPLECLMVETDAPYLAPVPHRGKGNMPAYVASTLHFLANLRAERLGESPERVIEKIRENSLAFLRSKDNIIPRAPA, from the coding sequence GTGATTGATACGCATTGCCATCTTGACCTGATCGCCCGCGAGGGACCGTCGGCCGAACAATGCCTGCTTGAAGCGGAGCAGGCCGGACTTGAGGCCGTTGTGCAGATAGCAACCGATCTTGAGTCGAGCCGCTTTAATGAGTCGCTGGCCGCATCGTGGAATGGCAGAGCCGATACAGAGCTACGACTTTACTGGACTGCGGGTTTACATCCTGAGAACGGCGAGCGCCACGATCTATTGCCCGGAATATTTAAAATCGTACGCGAAAACAGGGATCGCGGCGACCTCATGGGAATCGGCGAAACGGGACTCGATTACTTCCATACAAAGCAGTTTGTCGAAGAGCAGAAAGAGGCGCTTCGACAGCATCTCAATCTCGCCGTCGAGTTGAATCTGCCCGTCGTCATCCACACAAGAGACGATCGACAGTATGTGAAAGGAAGCTGTCAGGCCGTGACCGATACTCTTCGTATGGTGCGCGAACGCCCCGGGTTAACAGGGGTTCTGCACTGTTTTACTTACAGTTATGAAGAAGCGATGCCTTTTGTCGAGCTGGGCTGGAAGATCTCTTTCAGCGGAATTCTAACTTTCAAGAATTCGCACACGCTGCACGAGGCGGCCATAAAACTGCCGCTCGAATGCCTGATGGTCGAAACGGATGCCCCTTATCTGGCCCCCGTTCCGCACCGCGGAAAGGGCAATATGCCGGCTTACGTCGCCTCTACCCTGCATTTTCTTGCAAATTTGCGAGCAGAACGGCTTGGCGAGTCCCCGGAGCGGGTGATCGAGAAAATCCGAGAAAATTCGCTTGCGTTCCTGCGATCGAAGGATAATATTATCCCTCGGGCCCCGGCCTGA
- the lpxA gene encoding acyl-ACP--UDP-N-acetylglucosamine O-acyltransferase, whose protein sequence is MHHPTAIIHPGAKIADGVKIGAYTIIADDVEIGEGTEIGNHVNIHSGVRLGKGNVVCAGAHLGGDPQDLGFDRSVRTFTIIGDNNTFRENTNIHRGSLPERPTRIGNGNYLMGTVHLGHDCVVGDNNIFTQGCVLAGHVHVGNKAFISGLVAVHQFCQIGDYAILGGCSKIVKDIIPYSMADGNPSVITGLNAVGLKRAGFSEEQKRAIKNAYKTLFLRGLNIQRGLEELKQLPATEEVTNIIQFIERSKRGILTNREG, encoded by the coding sequence ATGCATCATCCTACAGCCATCATTCATCCCGGAGCGAAGATCGCCGACGGGGTGAAAATCGGCGCCTACACGATCATTGCCGACGATGTGGAAATCGGCGAAGGTACGGAAATCGGTAATCATGTAAACATCCACAGCGGCGTTCGCCTCGGTAAAGGAAACGTCGTCTGCGCCGGCGCCCATCTCGGCGGAGATCCGCAGGATCTTGGATTCGATCGCTCGGTGCGCACGTTTACGATCATCGGCGATAACAACACGTTTCGCGAGAACACGAACATCCACCGCGGCTCGCTTCCGGAACGTCCCACCCGAATCGGGAACGGGAACTATCTGATGGGAACCGTGCATCTCGGGCATGACTGCGTCGTCGGCGACAACAACATCTTCACGCAGGGATGCGTTCTGGCCGGCCACGTTCACGTCGGCAATAAGGCCTTTATCTCAGGGCTTGTTGCCGTTCATCAGTTCTGCCAGATCGGCGATTACGCCATCCTGGGCGGATGCTCGAAAATCGTGAAAGATATCATCCCCTATTCTATGGCCGATGGCAATCCGTCTGTCATCACAGGCCTGAATGCCGTCGGATTGAAGCGAGCGGGATTTTCAGAAGAGCAGAAACGAGCCATCAAGAACGCTTATAAAACCCTCTTCCTGCGCGGACTCAACATTCAGAGAGGCCTTGAAGAACTGAAGCAGCTGCCTGCTACCGAAGAGGTAACAAACATCATTCAGTTTATTGAGCGAAGCAAGCGCGGTATTCTGACGAACCGCGAAGGCTGA
- a CDS encoding J domain-containing protein, which produces MQTEQMDDLEKYCSILGVQAGDSAEIVKEAFRLRIKEVHPDRESGDSEEARLLIEAYRELKNGVPRVEKKTAIPRPYRQADDIGRQTYESLYRDGSYADARIYDIISKTVAAAPKSVFDRLLEPLGQLPPSRGAEFLERAEHALQSIVRRYRASVRPGRRRASDLIRDLNQVKVLYRDVGNRHPSLLSRCKYRLSQIDELMLQARSELHS; this is translated from the coding sequence ATGCAAACCGAGCAGATGGATGACCTTGAAAAATACTGTTCTATTCTCGGAGTGCAGGCCGGAGACTCCGCCGAGATCGTAAAAGAAGCCTTTCGCCTGCGCATCAAAGAGGTGCATCCGGACCGGGAAAGCGGCGATTCTGAAGAGGCCCGGCTTCTTATCGAGGCCTACAGGGAGCTGAAGAACGGCGTTCCCAGGGTAGAGAAGAAAACAGCGATCCCCCGCCCTTACAGACAGGCCGATGATATCGGCCGGCAGACCTATGAATCGCTCTATCGCGACGGCAGCTATGCCGATGCGCGTATCTATGACATCATCTCTAAGACCGTGGCCGCCGCGCCTAAAAGCGTCTTCGATCGGCTGCTGGAGCCGCTTGGCCAGCTTCCGCCTTCACGAGGAGCGGAGTTCTTGGAGCGAGCCGAGCACGCCTTGCAGAGCATCGTCCGCCGCTACAGGGCTTCGGTGCGACCTGGACGCCGTCGCGCCTCTGACCTGATCCGCGATCTGAATCAGGTAAAAGTACTCTATCGAGACGTGGGCAACCGGCATCCGTCGCTGCTGTCGCGCTGCAAATACAGGCTGTCACAGATCGACGAACTGATGCTTCAGGCCCGCTCCGAGCTGCATTCATGA